One window from the genome of Aquabacterium sp. A3 encodes:
- a CDS encoding glycosyltransferase family 4 protein, which produces MSKVAMIGTHFDTMGGISSVVGVYRAAGIFERCGVEYIPTHCDGSATNKLLILVRAWLCFMLGLLGFRWQIVHAHMSSRASFWRKSLFLLPAFTFGRPVVLHLHGSEFKIFYEQECSAWQRWFVRLVFKRSACVIVLSPSWQAWVREHCPSRDVRVVFNPVLYRHETAKPDASYAAQRILFLGRLGKRKGAYDLVDALAVLKGQGITPELLMGGDGEVEEVRAHAQRQGVADQVRFLGWVRGVDKQRLLDDATLYCLPSYNEGLPMGVLEAMEAGLPIVSTPIGGIPDAVTPGQEGALVTPGDVPALAQALHGLLTQPQMARQQGQAARAKVRQLFSHLAVEPQLAEVYAAVLKGRP; this is translated from the coding sequence ATGAGCAAGGTTGCAATGATCGGCACGCATTTCGACACGATGGGTGGCATCTCATCGGTGGTCGGCGTGTACCGTGCGGCGGGCATTTTTGAGCGGTGTGGCGTGGAGTACATCCCAACGCATTGCGACGGCTCAGCCACCAATAAGCTGTTGATTTTGGTGCGCGCATGGTTGTGTTTCATGCTGGGGTTGTTGGGCTTTCGCTGGCAGATCGTGCATGCGCACATGTCATCCCGAGCCAGTTTTTGGCGTAAATCTTTATTCCTGCTGCCTGCGTTTACGTTCGGGCGGCCAGTGGTGCTGCACCTGCACGGCTCTGAGTTCAAGATTTTTTACGAGCAAGAGTGCAGCGCCTGGCAGCGCTGGTTTGTGCGCCTGGTGTTCAAGCGCAGCGCCTGCGTGATTGTGCTGTCGCCCTCCTGGCAGGCGTGGGTGCGTGAGCATTGCCCCAGCCGGGATGTGCGCGTGGTGTTCAACCCGGTGCTGTATCGACACGAGACGGCCAAACCCGACGCCAGCTACGCGGCGCAGCGCATTTTGTTTTTGGGGCGGCTTGGCAAGCGCAAGGGCGCTTATGACCTGGTTGACGCGCTGGCCGTGTTGAAGGGGCAGGGCATCACGCCTGAGTTGCTGATGGGGGGCGATGGCGAAGTGGAAGAGGTGCGGGCGCATGCCCAGCGCCAGGGCGTGGCCGATCAGGTGCGGTTTTTAGGTTGGGTGCGCGGCGTCGACAAGCAACGCCTGCTGGACGACGCCACCCTGTACTGCCTGCCGTCTTACAACGAAGGCCTGCCCATGGGCGTGCTGGAGGCGATGGAGGCCGGGTTGCCCATCGTGTCCACGCCGATTGGCGGCATCCCTGATGCGGTGACCCCTGGGCAGGAGGGCGCCTTGGTCACACCGGGCGACGTGCCCGCCCTGGCCCAAGCCCTGCATGGGCTGCTCACTCAACCTCAGATGGCCCGCCAGCAAGGGCAGGCCGCCCGCGCCAAGGTACGGCAGTTGTTTTCTCACCTCGCGGTTGAGCCTCAACTTGCCGAGGTGTATGCCGCTGTGCTGAAGGGGCGCCCATGA
- a CDS encoding NAD-dependent epimerase, translated as MKVLVTGVAGFIGMHTALALLARGDEVVGIDNINDYYDPQLKLDRLAHIQSQIESSWPNARFAFQKLDLADDAGMDALFQAQGFDAVVHLAAQAGVRYSLQNPRAYSQSNLSGFVNVLEGCRHTGVKHLVYASSSSVYGGNVKMPFAETDPVDHPVSLYAATKKANELMAHTYSHLYGLPTTGLRFFTVYGPWGRPDMAPMLFTRAIRAQEAIKVFNHGKMRRDFTYIDDIVAGVVGTLDRIPGPDAEFNREVPNPSSSWAPYRVFNIGHSEPVELMDFIAALEKALGQEAIKDFQPIQPGDVVATFADTARLEAWTGVHPGTSIDEGVRRFVEWYVAYFGSRSKA; from the coding sequence ATGAAAGTACTTGTCACGGGAGTCGCCGGGTTCATCGGCATGCACACGGCGTTGGCCTTGCTGGCCCGTGGTGATGAAGTGGTCGGCATCGACAACATCAACGACTACTACGATCCGCAACTCAAGCTTGATCGCTTGGCGCACATCCAGTCGCAGATTGAGTCAAGTTGGCCGAATGCTCGGTTTGCGTTCCAGAAGCTTGATCTGGCCGACGATGCCGGCATGGACGCGTTGTTCCAGGCGCAAGGCTTTGACGCTGTGGTGCATTTGGCGGCCCAGGCCGGGGTGCGCTACTCGCTTCAAAACCCCCGTGCGTATTCGCAGTCCAACCTGTCTGGCTTTGTGAACGTGCTGGAGGGCTGTCGCCACACGGGCGTCAAGCACTTGGTGTACGCCAGCAGCTCCAGCGTGTATGGCGGCAACGTCAAGATGCCGTTTGCCGAAACTGATCCGGTGGATCACCCCGTCAGCCTGTATGCGGCCACCAAAAAGGCCAATGAGCTGATGGCCCACACCTACAGCCACCTGTACGGCTTGCCGACCACGGGCTTGCGTTTCTTCACGGTGTATGGCCCGTGGGGGCGTCCTGACATGGCCCCCATGCTGTTCACCCGTGCCATTCGTGCGCAAGAGGCCATCAAGGTGTTCAACCACGGCAAGATGCGCCGTGACTTCACCTACATCGACGACATCGTGGCCGGTGTGGTGGGCACGCTGGACCGCATTCCCGGGCCAGATGCCGAGTTCAATCGCGAGGTGCCCAACCCATCATCGTCGTGGGCGCCTTACCGCGTGTTCAACATTGGGCACAGCGAGCCTGTTGAATTGATGGATTTCATCGCCGCACTTGAAAAGGCCCTGGGGCAAGAGGCCATCAAAGATTTCCAGCCCATTCAGCCAGGCGACGTGGTGGCCACGTTTGCCGACACCGCCCGGTTGGAGGCCTGGACGGGCGTTCATCCCGGCACATCGATCGATGAAGGCGTGCGCCGCTTTGTGGAGTGGTACGTTGCCTACTTTGGCAGCCGCAGCAAGGCATGA
- the epsI gene encoding exosortase-associated protein EpsI, B-type → MTSIVKLKTLAVLLVLAASYVAADQLKPAHRMEESIVEIGNNIPEQFGDWRADHSNEVIEPSPDVQETVDKIYDQIVNRTYVNSKGDRVMLSIAYGGDQTDALKAHRQEVCYTAQGFKVSKVHNDRLHVGAAALPVTRMFAEQGSRKEPVTYWFTMADRAVLGRFERLFVQIGYGLKGVIPDGALVRVSSFGSDPKAAYVLHDAFVRELVGHINSPRVIAVLGTNPGA, encoded by the coding sequence ATGACCTCCATCGTCAAGCTCAAAACCCTGGCCGTGCTGCTGGTGCTGGCGGCGTCTTACGTGGCTGCCGACCAACTCAAGCCCGCCCACCGGATGGAAGAGTCCATCGTCGAGATTGGCAACAACATCCCTGAGCAGTTCGGCGATTGGCGTGCCGACCACTCCAATGAGGTGATCGAGCCTTCGCCTGACGTGCAGGAAACGGTCGACAAGATCTACGATCAGATCGTCAACCGCACGTACGTCAACAGCAAGGGTGACCGGGTCATGCTGAGCATTGCATACGGTGGCGACCAGACCGACGCCCTCAAGGCCCACAGGCAAGAGGTCTGCTACACAGCGCAGGGCTTTAAGGTGTCCAAAGTCCACAACGACCGGTTGCATGTGGGCGCGGCCGCACTGCCGGTCACACGCATGTTTGCAGAACAGGGCTCACGCAAAGAGCCCGTGACCTACTGGTTCACCATGGCAGACCGGGCCGTACTTGGCCGGTTTGAGCGCTTGTTCGTGCAAATTGGCTACGGCCTGAAGGGTGTGATTCCTGATGGCGCGTTGGTACGCGTATCCAGCTTCGGCTCAGACCCCAAGGCGGCCTATGTATTGCACGACGCGTTTGTGCGTGAGTTGGTGGGTCACATCAACAGCCCACGCGTGATCGCGGTCCTGGGTACCAATCCGGGGGCTTGA
- a CDS encoding O-antigen ligase family protein, translated as MNVWQENVPASRLAGLGAWIKKALPIVAVLFFASLMGAATGLGLGILIALLVVMVAVGALMLWDYRVGVVALILIMPVSNTYLFPRQLFGITGFSPENLILLGTAGVYFLKHLFSQDGPLKVSSKFFWFYVLPLLAAGFIGSTHVNNIFPGYLIDNQIKYSTPAPYLRDVVIKPLFFMLYAYLVAAAAKESRRPNLLLIPFVLSILVMVLVVFYGALSSGLGLAGLADSTNRQALNVVGMHANELGPMLVTGIVFVLFIQAGLRSVAVKAACWAVMGVAAVAVMLTFSRAAFLGLMIAAGFYFFGAKNGVRLLAGVLVISVIAMLLPQEVIDRISEGIKPGATDVQSMGKTDKLTAGRVAGIWIPVLYDIAQSPIVGRGMMSMLWSNASWTGLTPHLITHPHNAYLRLLMDMGLMGTLAVLTGVFLLWQKFRSLSTQDFAPTWLRAGARGGAMVLFVFAIFGITGSSWMPVPMQILAWGALGLILGAAQASVRDSRL; from the coding sequence ATGAACGTTTGGCAAGAAAACGTACCCGCCAGCCGCCTGGCGGGTTTAGGCGCATGGATCAAAAAAGCACTGCCCATTGTGGCGGTGTTGTTTTTTGCGAGCCTGATGGGCGCAGCAACAGGCCTGGGGTTGGGTATCTTGATTGCGCTGCTGGTGGTGATGGTGGCCGTAGGCGCGCTCATGCTCTGGGATTACCGAGTTGGCGTGGTGGCGTTGATTTTGATCATGCCGGTGTCCAACACCTATCTATTTCCCAGGCAACTGTTTGGCATCACGGGATTCAGCCCTGAAAACCTGATTTTGCTAGGCACAGCGGGCGTTTATTTTCTCAAACATCTTTTCAGTCAGGACGGGCCACTGAAGGTTTCGAGTAAATTTTTCTGGTTTTATGTGTTACCGCTACTGGCTGCGGGCTTTATAGGATCCACACACGTCAACAACATATTCCCAGGATACCTGATTGACAACCAAATAAAATACTCAACCCCCGCACCATACCTCCGGGATGTTGTTATTAAGCCGCTCTTCTTCATGCTCTACGCGTATTTGGTCGCTGCAGCCGCAAAAGAAAGCCGCCGCCCTAATTTGCTGCTAATACCATTTGTTTTATCTATTCTTGTGATGGTTTTGGTTGTCTTTTACGGGGCCCTTTCTTCTGGCCTGGGACTTGCGGGCCTAGCGGACTCGACAAATCGTCAAGCCTTGAACGTTGTCGGAATGCATGCTAATGAGTTGGGACCCATGCTTGTTACAGGCATTGTCTTCGTTTTGTTTATTCAGGCGGGCTTAAGGAGCGTAGCGGTAAAGGCTGCTTGTTGGGCCGTGATGGGGGTTGCTGCTGTCGCTGTGATGCTAACATTTTCGCGGGCAGCGTTTCTTGGATTGATGATAGCTGCCGGATTCTATTTTTTTGGCGCAAAAAATGGCGTCAGACTGCTGGCAGGAGTTCTGGTTATATCCGTCATTGCCATGCTACTACCGCAAGAGGTGATCGATCGGATTTCTGAAGGCATTAAGCCCGGCGCGACTGACGTGCAGTCAATGGGCAAAACCGACAAGCTTACGGCTGGTCGTGTAGCTGGCATTTGGATTCCAGTTTTATACGACATAGCACAGAGCCCGATTGTCGGGAGAGGCATGATGTCCATGCTGTGGTCCAATGCTAGCTGGACAGGCCTTACACCGCATTTGATTACCCACCCGCACAACGCCTATCTTCGCCTCTTAATGGATATGGGATTAATGGGAACCCTTGCTGTATTGACTGGCGTTTTCCTGCTGTGGCAAAAATTCAGGAGCTTGAGTACGCAGGATTTTGCTCCTACGTGGTTGCGCGCCGGGGCTAGAGGCGGCGCCATGGTGTTGTTTGTCTTTGCTATCTTTGGCATTACTGGATCGTCATGGATGCCCGTTCCGATGCAGATATTGGCATGGGGAGCCCTGGGTTTGATTTTGGGCGCGGCGCAAGCTTCTGTGCGCGACTCTCGCCTGTAA
- a CDS encoding glycosyltransferase, translating into MKILIVNSGLRHGGAETQIIYLCHAFVRMGHQVALYLLTPETDRVSDLPPEVHVEQGHKSSPFDIREVMRLRRFIQKWRPDVVKGFLFDANFYTRLAGVGTGIPIINGERNDGYELNRNQALAHYPTRVLANAVVANTHAGRAFAQRLFGIHESRTHVVWNGIDVAKVQNFSPNADEKQTLRRDLFGEGDFKVVVVVGTIRRSKDHMLALKVCAALQRSDVSWRFMFVGDAPTGFGHYRSKAASEEAQYKQEVFDFVKSQGLTASVVFTGKRDDAIKLIAAADVLLSTSVHEGFPNVVLEAMAAGTPVVSTAYSDITHILPFKWQVSPERDAQSLAQRVQNAWANHDAISAEQRAFVEREATVDISAQRMLAVFQQYAAKKVPPK; encoded by the coding sequence GTGAAGATATTGATCGTCAATAGTGGATTGCGCCACGGCGGCGCTGAAACGCAGATCATTTACCTGTGTCATGCCTTTGTCCGAATGGGGCACCAAGTAGCGCTGTACTTGCTCACCCCTGAGACTGACCGGGTTTCTGACTTGCCGCCAGAAGTTCATGTAGAGCAAGGCCACAAGTCCAGCCCCTTTGACATTAGAGAGGTCATGCGCCTTCGTCGGTTTATACAGAAGTGGCGGCCGGACGTAGTCAAAGGGTTTTTATTTGACGCCAACTTTTATACCCGTCTTGCAGGGGTTGGCACAGGCATCCCCATAATCAATGGCGAGCGGAACGATGGTTATGAATTGAACCGAAACCAAGCGCTTGCCCATTACCCCACCCGGGTGCTGGCCAACGCCGTGGTGGCCAACACCCATGCGGGACGTGCGTTCGCACAACGACTTTTTGGGATTCACGAGTCGAGAACTCATGTGGTGTGGAACGGTATTGACGTAGCCAAGGTGCAGAATTTTTCACCAAATGCGGATGAGAAGCAGACATTGAGGCGGGATCTGTTTGGTGAAGGTGATTTCAAGGTAGTGGTGGTGGTGGGCACCATCCGCCGCAGCAAGGACCACATGCTGGCCTTGAAGGTGTGCGCAGCTTTGCAACGCTCAGATGTCAGCTGGCGTTTCATGTTCGTGGGTGATGCCCCGACAGGTTTCGGGCACTACCGCAGCAAGGCGGCCAGCGAAGAGGCGCAGTACAAACAGGAAGTATTTGATTTCGTTAAAAGCCAGGGCTTGACTGCGTCAGTTGTGTTCACAGGCAAAAGGGATGATGCAATCAAGCTGATTGCTGCGGCCGATGTGCTTTTGTCCACGTCGGTACATGAAGGCTTTCCCAATGTAGTACTTGAGGCAATGGCGGCAGGTACGCCAGTGGTGTCTACCGCCTACTCGGATATCACGCACATCCTGCCTTTTAAATGGCAGGTTTCCCCGGAGCGGGATGCTCAGTCTTTGGCTCAGCGTGTGCAAAATGCTTGGGCCAACCACGATGCCATTTCTGCGGAGCAGCGTGCTTTTGTGGAGCGCGAGGCCACCGTAGATATTTCTGCGCAGCGCATGCTCGCAGTTTTTCAGCAATATGCGGCAAAAAAGGTCCCACCAAAATGA
- a CDS encoding glycosyltransferase family 4 protein produces MKRRIRICFVAPNLYPVLSGNEGVAGRMGGAEVQQTFIARALVERGYDVHVASLDFGQRDGQKIDGITHHILFNEQSGLRGLRFFHPRMTGILGALARADADVYYQRNAAMITGLVAFHARRFRCGMIYAGAADTDFTPGKERLYSRRDRVMFQWGLQRANAWVVQNQHQVETAQRHYQRQPSLIPSFYVPPNPLSALTGPEVLWCSMMRQIKRPELFIEVARRLPHLTFRMVGGALPSEDGQRQFEKAKEMAVSVPNLIFEGFQPYDAADALFNRASVFVNTAVDEGFPNTYLQAWARKIPTVAFWNSRSFLNGQAVDLVADNLDHMVKLVNDLAQRGAYWQERSALVDAYYQAHRSPSAAMDEYERVIHQVCPSR; encoded by the coding sequence ATGAAGCGGCGCATCAGAATCTGTTTCGTGGCGCCCAACCTTTATCCTGTTTTGTCTGGCAACGAAGGAGTCGCTGGGCGCATGGGTGGCGCCGAGGTACAGCAAACGTTCATAGCGAGAGCGCTGGTTGAGCGAGGTTACGACGTGCACGTGGCCAGCTTGGACTTTGGTCAGCGCGACGGGCAGAAAATTGACGGGATCACCCACCATATTCTTTTCAACGAGCAATCTGGACTGCGCGGTCTCAGATTTTTTCACCCGCGAATGACCGGCATTCTTGGTGCACTTGCCCGGGCGGATGCAGACGTTTACTACCAACGCAATGCCGCCATGATCACTGGGCTGGTTGCTTTCCACGCCCGCAGGTTTCGATGTGGAATGATCTACGCCGGCGCTGCAGATACTGACTTCACACCAGGTAAAGAGCGTCTTTACAGTCGTCGTGATCGGGTCATGTTTCAGTGGGGCCTGCAGAGAGCGAATGCCTGGGTTGTGCAGAATCAACACCAGGTTGAAACCGCTCAGAGGCATTACCAACGACAACCCTCTTTGATTCCCAGCTTTTACGTTCCGCCGAACCCTTTATCTGCGCTAACTGGGCCTGAGGTGTTGTGGTGCTCCATGATGCGTCAGATCAAGCGACCTGAGTTGTTCATTGAAGTTGCCAGGCGATTGCCGCACCTCACCTTCAGAATGGTGGGCGGCGCCTTGCCAAGCGAAGACGGGCAGCGCCAATTTGAAAAAGCCAAAGAAATGGCTGTATCGGTGCCCAATCTGATTTTCGAAGGGTTTCAGCCTTACGACGCGGCCGATGCCTTGTTCAACCGCGCCAGTGTGTTCGTCAACACAGCGGTCGATGAAGGCTTCCCCAACACCTATCTGCAAGCCTGGGCGCGCAAGATTCCCACCGTGGCCTTCTGGAACTCGCGTTCATTTTTAAATGGTCAGGCAGTTGACTTGGTGGCGGACAACCTAGATCACATGGTGAAGTTGGTCAACGATCTTGCTCAACGTGGGGCCTATTGGCAAGAACGCTCAGCGCTGGTGGATGCTTATTACCAGGCCCACCGCTCGCCCTCGGCCGCCATGGACGAATATGAACGTGTCATCCACCAGGTGTGTCCGTCACGTTGA